In a single window of the Terriglobales bacterium genome:
- a CDS encoding metallopeptidase family protein, with amino-acid sequence MKREKFVKLVEEALDSLPARFRKRIHNVAVLVEDLPPEQRPRRGSPNAGTVDSDDAEDLVLGVFDGVPTTEKSVFDLPAGPGHIVLYQKNIEAVCSNQDEIRKEVRLTVIHELGHYFGMTEAQLEDV; translated from the coding sequence ATGAAGCGAGAAAAGTTCGTCAAACTGGTGGAGGAGGCGCTGGATTCACTGCCTGCGAGGTTCCGCAAGCGGATTCACAACGTCGCCGTCCTGGTGGAGGACCTGCCTCCCGAACAGCGGCCCCGCCGAGGCTCGCCGAATGCAGGGACCGTAGATTCAGACGATGCTGAGGATTTGGTGCTCGGTGTCTTCGACGGTGTACCCACAACTGAGAAAAGCGTGTTTGACCTGCCTGCGGGTCCCGGCCACATCGTGCTCTATCAGAAGAACATCGAGGCCGTCTGCTCCAACCAAGACGAGATCCGAAAGGAAGTCCGCCTCACGGTAATCCACGAACTAGGCC